The Pseudomonas viciae genomic interval AGGCCTGACCGCGTTGAACCTGGGGGCTGAGCCTGAGGTGCGTTACCTGTCCGCCGAGCAGTCCAACAGTTCGGTGGTGGTCGGCGGCAGCCTGGTGCTCAAACTGATCCGCAAAGTCGCTTCGGGCGTGCATCCGGAACTGGAGATGAGCGCCTATCTGACGGCCGCAGGCTTCAGCAATATCTCGCCGCTGTTGGGTTCGGTGATCCGCCGCGACGCCGAGGGCGAGGACGCGCTGCTGATGATTGCCCAGGGCTACCTGAGCAACCAGGGCGATGCTTGGGAATGGACCCAGAACAACCTTGAACGCGCATTGCGCGATGAATTGGCCGATGCCGTGTCCGAGCAGGAGCAGCATTACAACGCGTTGGGCGAGCTGAAGGATTTCGCCGGTATGCTCGGCCAACGCCTGGGGGAAATGCACCAGGTGCTGGCCAAGTCCACCGACGACCCAGACTTCGCGCCGCAGGCTACCAATGCCAAGGAAGCCCAGGCCATCGGCAAGGATGTGGCCGCTCAAGTGGAAAACGCTCTGCGCCTGCTCAAGCAGAATCAGAGTCAGTTGAACTCGACGGATCAAGCCATGGTCGCGCGTTTGCTCGAGCACAAGAAAACCGTCCTGGGCCACATTCAGGAACTGGCCAGCAAGGCCGCCGGTGGCTTGCGCATTCGCGTGCACGGCGACCTGCACCTGGGGCAGGTGCTGGTGATCAAGGGCGACGCCTACCTGATCGACTTCGAGGGCGAGCCGGCACGACCGTTGCACGAACGTCGGGGCAAGCACAGCCCGTACAAGGACGTCAGTGGTGTGCTGCGTTCCTTCGATTACGCGGCCGCCATGGCGATCCATTTGAACACTGTCGACAGCACCGCCGATGCCGATGCGGCGCGGCAGCGGGTGGCTGATCGTTATTTAAAAGAGGCCCGCGAGGCATTTGTTCAGGCATATCGACTGGCGGCAGCTAGTCTTGCTCATGAATGGAAGGATGCTGAAGGCGAAGACGCCGCGCTGGCGTTGTTCGGCCTGGAGAAGGCGGCCTATGAAGTGGCCTATGAAGCCGAGAATCGCCCCGCCTGGCTGCCCGTGCCATTGCACGGTCTGTACGGGTTATTGAGTGGGCTGAAACCCTTTTCCGATTAAGCCGGACCGATTTAGTGGAGAGAATCATGAGTGTCTCGAACAAAGAATCCCAAGGGCAGGCCAAAGAGTCATTGCTGCCTGCACCCCATGACATCGACGCGCTGGTGCGCGCCGAGCATCAAGACCCATTTTCGATCCTGGGCCCTCACGGCGATGGCGCGAGCGGACAGTTCATTCGGGCGTACTTGCCCGGTGCGTTGAGCGTGCAGGTGCTCGCCCGTGACGGCGGTGAGGAGCTCGGTGAGCTGCAACAGAGCGAAACCCCGGGCCTGTTTGTCGGCCATTTCGACCGCGCCCAGGCCTACCTGCTGCGCACCCGTTGGGCCGGCGGCGAGCAAGTGGCAGAGGACCCGTACAGCTTCGGGCCGCTGCTGGGAGAGATGGATCTTTACCTGTTTGCCGAGGGTAATCACCGCGACCTCAGTTCCTGCCTCGGTGCGCAACTGACCACCGTCGATGGCATCGACGGCGTGCGGTTCGCCGTGTGGGCGCCGAATGCGCGGCGCGTCTCGGTGGTGGGGGACTTCAACGTCTGGGACGGGCGTCGGCATCCGATGCGCATCCGCTATCCGTCCGGTGTGTGGGAGCTGTTCATCCCACGGCTTGGCGCGGGTGAAGGCTACAAATATGAAATCCTTGGCGCCCACGGCATCCTGCCGCTCAAGGCCGACCCCGTGGCGCTGGCTACCCAAATGCCGCCAGACACCGCGTCGAAAGTCGCCGCGCCGTTGAAGATCGAATGGCAGGACCACGAATGGATGCAGCAACGCGCTGAGCGGCATCTGCCCGCTGCCCCGTTGTCGATCTACGAGTTGCACGCCGGTTCCTGGCAGTGCGAAATCGACGAGGCGGGGGAGGTGGCCCGGCAATACAACTGGCATGAAATGGCCGAACGGCTGGTGCCTTACGTCAAGGACCTGGGTTTTACCCACATCGAGCTGATGCCGATCATGGAGCACCCGTTCGGCGGCTCCTGGGGCTATCAACCGCTGTCGCAGTTCGCCCCGACGGCGCGCTTCGGCTCGCCGGACGATTTCGCTGCGTTCGTCAATGCCTGCCACCAGGCCAACATCGGTGTGATCCTTGACTGGGTGCCGGCGCATTTTCCCACTGACACCCATGGTCTGGCCCAATTCGACGGCACCGCGTTGTACGAATACGGCAACCCGCTGGAAGGCTTCCACCAGGATTGGGACACCCTGATCTACAACCTGGGGCGCACCGAAGTCCACGGTTTCATGCTGGCCTCGGCGCTGCACTGGCTCAAGCATTTCCACATCGATGGCCTGCGTGTGGATGCCGTAGCCTCGATGCTGTACCGCGACTATTCGCGCAAGGCGGGCGAGTGGGTGCCTAACCGTCACGGCGGGCGCGAGAACCTGGAAGCCATTGATTTCCTGCGGCACCTCAACGACGTGGTGGCATTGGAAGCCCCTGGCGCGTTGGTCATCGCCGAAGAGTCCACCGCCTGGCCGGGCGTCAGCCAGAGCACGCAACAGGGCGGCCTGGGTTTTTCCTATAAATGGAACATGGGCTGGATGCACGATTCGCTGCACTACATCCAGCAGGACCCGGTGTACCGCGCCCATCACCATAACGAACTGAGTTTTGGCCTGATGTACGCGTGGTCCGAGCGGTTCGTGCTGCCGATTTCCCATGACGAAGTGGTCCACGGCAAACGTTCGTTGATCGACAAAATGCCCGGTGATCGTTGGCAGAAGTTCGCCAACCTGCGGGCCTACCTCAGTTTCATGTGGGGCCATCCGGGCAAGAAGCTGCTGTTCATGGGCTGCGAGTTCGGCCAATGGCGCGAGTGGAACCACGATCAACAGTTGGATTGGTACCTGCTGCAATACCCTGAGCACCGCGGGGTGCAGAAACTGGTCAGCGATCTGAACCGACTGTATCGCGAAGAACCGGCGTTGCATGACCAGGATGACGCGCCTCAGGGTTTCCAATGGTTGATTGGTGACGATGCGGTCAACAGCGTCTACGCCTGGCTGCGTTGGAGCAAGGATGGTCGGCCGGCGTTGGTGGTGGCCAACTTCACACCGGTGCCGCGCGAGGCCTATCGGGTTGGCGTGCCGTTCGCCGGGCGTTGGGTGGAATTGCTCAACAGCGATGCCGACACCTATGCCGGTTCCAACTACGGCAACGGCGGCGGTGCCTCCACCGAAGAAGTGCCCAGCCATGGGCAAAACCTGTCGCTGGAACTCAACCTGCCGCCGTTGGCGGTGTTGATCCTGCGGCCGGAGGGCTAGTCACGCAGTCCCACACGGCGTCATGGGTGACTTCAAGCTCAAGAGCGCCTGAGTCAATGTGGGAGCGGGCTTGCTCGCGAAAGCGGCGTGTCAGTCACCATTAATGTGGCTGATTCATCGCCATCGCGAGCAAGCTCGCTCCCACAGGGGGGAGTCGTTTCAGCGCACCAGGCACGGCCGCTTGTTGTTGAACGTCCAGCCCGGAATCAGGTACTGCATCGCCACCGCATCGTCCCTTGCTCCTAGCCCCATGCCTTTGTACAGCTCATGGGCCTTGGCCAACTGATCGGTATCCAGCTCAATCCCCAGCCCCGGTTTTTTCGGCACCTGCACGCAGCCGCCCTGGATCTGTAGCGGCGCCTTGGTCAGCCGTTGGCCGTCCTGCCAGATCCAGTGAGTGTCGATGGCGGTGATGTCGCCCGGCGCTGCAGCGGCCACATGCGTGAACATCGCCAGGGAGATATCGAAGTGGTTGTTGGAATGCGAACCCCAGGTCAGGCCCCATTCATTGCACATCTGCGCCACCCGCACCGAACCCTGCATGGTCCAGAAATGCGGATCGGCCAGAGGAATGTCCACTGACTGCAAAGTGATCGCGTGGCCCATCTCGCGCCAGTCGGTGGCGATCATGTTGGTCGCGGTCTTGAGGCCTGTAGCCCGGCGAAACTCGGCCATGACCTCACGCCCGGAGTAGCCGTTCTCGGCCCCGCAAGGGTCCTCGGCATAGGCCAGCACTTTGTGCTGGTCGCGGCACAGACGGATCGCTTCCTTGAGTGACCAGGCACCGTTCGGGTCCAGGGTGATGCGTGCCTGGGGGAAACGTTCGGCCAGTGCGCTAACCGCTTCGATTTCTGCGTCACCCTCGAGCACGCCGCCCTTGAGCTTGAAATCCTCAAAGCCATAACGCGCGTGAGCGGCTTCGGCCAGGCGCACCACGGCGTCGGCGTCCAGGGCTTTTTCGTGGCGGATGCGGAACCAGTCGTTGTCGGCGTCCGGTTCGCTGCGGTAGGCCAGGTCGGTCTGCTGGCGATCGCCGACATAAAACAGATAACCGAGCATCTTCACTTCATCGCGCTGCTGGCCTTCGCCGAGCAGGGCTGCGACCGGCACGTCCAGGTGTTGGCCGAGCAGGTCCAACAACGCCGCTTCCAGGCCGGTTACCGCGTGGATGGTGATGCGCAGGTCGAAGGTCTGCAGGCCCCGGCCACCGGCATCGCGGTCGGCGAACGCCTGGCGCACCGTGTTGAGGATCTTCTGGTAGGTGCCGATGGGGCTGCCGACCACCAGCGAGCGGGCGTCTTCGAGGGTCTGGCGAATGCGCTCGCCACCGGGCACTTCGCCCACTCCGGTGTGGCCGGCGTTGTCCTTGAGGATGACGATGTTGCGGGTGAAGAACGGGCCGTGGGCGCCGCTGAGGTTCAGCAGCATGCCGTCATGGCCGGCCACGGGCACGACCTGCATGCTGGTGATGATCGGGGCTTTGCTGGTTTCTGGTGTAGTCATGTGTACTTATCCTTGAACAAATCGAATGGATCAGACGTGGCTGGCGGCGGGACTGGTCGGCGTCGTTGCCGGCTTGGGCTTGGGCGTATTGCGTGCGGCAAACACGATGATCGCGGCAATGATCGAAGTGGCTGCCAGGCCGTAGAGGCCGCCCTGGATCGAGCCGGTGTGCTCCTCCAGCAGGCCGAACGTGGTCGGGGCAACGAAGCCGCCAAGGTTGCCCACGGAGTTGATCAACGCAATCACCCCTGCGGCAATTCGCGCGTCCAGGTAGGCCTGGGGAATCGGCCAGAACAGCGACGACGCCGACTTGAAGCCCAGGGCCGCGAAGCAGATGGCGACGAAGGCGAAGATCGGCCCGCCGGTGGTGGACATGAACATCCCGGCCGCCGCGATCAGCAGGGCAGCGGCCACCCAGGCCTGTTGGAACTTCCACTTGGCCGACAGAGAGGCGAAGGCGTACATGCCGACAATCGACAGCAGCCAGGGGATGGAGTTGAACAGCCCGACCTGAATGTCGCTGAGGTCGCCCATCTTCTTGATGATGCTTGGCAGCCAGAACGTGGCGGCATAGATCGTCAATTGGATGAAAAAGTAGATTAGGCAAAACAGGATGATCTGGCGATCCTTGAGCAATTGGCCGATGGACAATTTGACCGGCGTGGCGGCTTCGCGGGCTGCCTGTTCATCGTCGATGGCCTTGACCAGCGCGTCCTGTTCGTCGCGATTCAGCCATTTGGCATCGTGGGGCTTGGAGTCCAGCCAGAACCAGACGAAGACGCATAGGCAGACGGAGAACATCCCTTCGATGAAGTACATCCACTGCCAGCCATGCATGCCCAGGCCGTTGATTTGCAGGAGCAACCCCGACAGCGGGCCGGAGATCAACGACGCGATGGCCGAGCCGCTGAGGAAGATGGCGATGGCTTTGCCGCGTTCAACCCCTGGCAGCCAGCGGGTGAAGTAGTAAATCACCCCAGGGAAGAAACCGGCTTCGGCCACGCCCAGCAGAAAGCGCAGGATGTAGAAGTGGGTTTCGTTCTGGATGAACGCCATGCAGGCGGCCACCAGGCCCCAAGTGAGCATGATGCGGGTGAGCCAGATACGTGCGCCGATTTTCTGCAGCAGGATGTTGGACGGGACTTCGAACAGCGCATAGCCGATGAAGAACAGGCCGGCACCGAAGCCGTAGGCGGCCGCGCCGATGCCCAGGTCGTGCTCCATGTGGGCACGCACGAAGCCGATGTTCACGCGGTCGATGTAGTTGACGATAAACATGATGACGAACAGCGGCAGGATGTGGCGCTTGACCTTGGAAATGGCCGACAGCAGCACCGGATCCGCGCCGGCATTCGCCTTGAGGCTGGATGTGTTCACTGGTTTTTCTCCCACTCGTTATTTTTATGCGGGCATCGTGCAGGTGTCGATGTTGATGGACATCATACAACTTGATTTTTTTGAGTGACAAGACATTTTTGAACGTGTCTGGATGGGCGGATGGGTCTTTTTGTACCGTATTCATGAGGTGTTGTGACGATATTGAGGGGCGCTGGTGCGACGGGATGCGAGCCTTTCGTAGTGCGGGGTATTTGAAGTAATTTGTTAAAGCTGGTGTGTTGTCATATAAGTTGGCTGTTCGGTAATGCTCACTCTCATGCCTGCTGATGGTAGGATCGATCAGCCTGTTTTCGAGGAACCCTGGCGATGCAAGACACCGAAGCGCCTCTGCGCAAGCGTACCCATAACCTGGCCCATGACTTGGTGGCGAAGCTGAGCCAGAGCATCTTGCTGGGGCAGTTGAAGCCCGGGGAAAAGCTGCCATCGGAAGGCGCTATCGTGCGCGAGCATGGTGTCAGTCGCACGGTGGTGCGCGAGGCGATTTCCAAGTTGCAGGCGTCGGGACTGGTGGAAACCCGTCACGGCATTGGCACCTTTGTGCTGGAGCAGACCGGCGAGCCGGGCCTGCGGCTCAATGTCGATACCGCGGCGGGGGTGCGCGCCATTCTGGAACTGCGCCTGGGCCTGGAAACCCAGGCGGCTGCGTTGGCGGCCCAGCGCCGCAGTGAACACCAACTGCAGCAGATGCGTCAGGCGCTGGATGATTATCAACGGTTGTCCAGCAACAACGACAGCTGCGTCGAAGCCGACCGGCGTTTCCATTTGCTCATCGCCGAAGCCACGGACAACACCTGCTTTGTCGAGATCATGCAACACCTGGGCAGTGCGATGATCCCCAGGACCCGAGTGAACGTGGCCGAACGCGGCCAGGCTGATCTCGGGAAACTGGCGCAATTGGCCAGCCTCGAGCACGAGGCAATCTTCAACGCCATCAAACGCCAGGACCCCGACGCCGCCCGCGCCGCCATGTGGCTGCACCTGACCAACAGCCGCGACCGGTTTGGCGCGGGAGCCTGAGGGCTCATCGTCGCCTGACCCACCGCCTTCGCGAGCAAGCCCGCTCCCACACTGGAACTGTGGTGGACGTCGCATCTGTGAGCCCCCAAGAACCCTTGTGGGAGCCCAGCTTGCTCGCGATGACGGCCGGCGGGCCAGACTCAAAACCAGCAGGCAAAAAAAACCGGCGCAACCGAGGTTGCGCCGGTGGTGGTGCCAGTGGCTGCGCGGATGTTCGTGGGTCCGCACAACCGCTGTTGAACCCTTTGCCGGTTACGCCCGTTCCAGCGCCAAGGCCACGCCTTGGCCGCCGCCGATGCACAGCGTTGCGAGGCCTTTCTTGGCATCGCGCTTGATCATTTCATGCAGCAGCGACACCAGTACCCGGCAACCTGAAGCCCCGATGGGGTGACCCAGGGCGATGGCGCCGCCATTGACGTTGACCTTGTCCATGTCCCATTTCAGCTCCTTGGCCACGGCCAACGACTGGGCGGCGAAGGCTTCGTTGGCTTCGATCAGATCCAGTTGCTCCAGCGACCAACCGGCCTTGTCCAGGCAGCGGCGGGTGGCCGAGACCGGGCCGATGCCCATGATCGCCGGGTCGACGCCAGCGTTGGCGTAGGCACTGATTTTCGCCAGCACCGGCAAGCCCAGCGCCTTGGCTTTTTCGGCGCTCATCAGCACGACCGCAGCGGCGCCGTCATTGAGCGACGAAGCATTGCCGGCGGTGACGCTGCCGTCCTTCTTGAAGGCGGGCTTGAGCTTGCCCAGGGATTCTGCGGTGGTGCCGGCCCGTGGTTGTTCGTCGGTGGCGAACGCCACGGGATCACCTTTGCGCTGCGGAATCAGGATCGGCGTGATCTCATCGGCAAACCGACCGCCTTCAACAGCGGCGACGGCTTTCTGCTGGGACGCGGCGGCAAAGGCGTCCTGCTCCTCGCGGCTGATGCCGTACTTGTCCACCAGATTCTCGGCGGTGATGCCCATGTGGTAATCGTTGAAGGCATCCCACAGGCCGTCGGTAATCATGCTGTCGATCATCTTCGCGTGGCCCATGCGCAGGCCGGTGCGAGCGGCCGGCAACACGTATGGGGCCAGGCTCATGTTCTCCATGCCGCCGGCGATGATGACCTCGGCATCGCCACAGCGGATCGCCTGGGCGCCCAGGTGCAACGCTTTGAGCCCCGAGCCGCAGACCTTGTTCAGGGTCAGCGCAGGCACTGCATGGGGCAGACCGGCGAGGATCGACGCCTGGCGGGCCGGGTTTTGCCCGGAGCCTGCGGTCAGCACCTGGCCGAGGATCACTTCATCGACCTGCTCGCCGGACAGGCCGGTCTGTTCCAGCAGGCGGCGAATCACCGCCGCACCGAGTTCCGGTGCGGGAATGGAAGCCAGCGAACCCTGGAAGCTGCCAATGGCAGTGCGGGTGGCGGCGACAATCACGACTTCTTGCATCGAATCTCTCCTCACTGGGCAGCGAACTGCATTTCAGGCACATGGTCCGGCACGATAAGTTTGCCGGCGGTCTTGGCGACGATTTCCTCGACGCTGACGCCCGGGGCACGTTCTTTCAGGATGAAGGCGCCGTCCTGGATTTCCAGGTAGGCCAGGTCGGTCAGTACACGCTTGATGCAGCCGGCGCCGGTCAGCGGCAGGCTGCAACGTGGCAGCAGTTTCGACTCACCGTCCTTGGACGCATGGGTCATGGTAACGATGATGTTCTCGGCGCCGGCCACCAGGTCCATCGCGCCGCCCATGCCTTTGACGAGCTTGCCGGGGATCATCCACGAGGCAATGTTGCCTTCCACATCCACTTCGAACGCGCCAAGCACGGTCAGGTCGATATGGCCGCCACGGATCATGGCAAACGATTCGGCCGAAGAGAAGATCGAGGCACCGATGCGCGCGGTGACGGTCTGCTTGCCGGCGTTGATCATGTCGGCATCGACCTCGGCTTCGGTGGGAAACGCGCCCATGCCAAGCAGGCCGTTTTCCGACTGCAGCATGACTTCCATGCCTTCGGGGATGTAGTTGGCGACCAGGGTCGGAATGCCGATACCCAGGTTCACGTAGTAGCCGTCCTGCATTTCGCGGGCGACGCGTTGAGCCATTTGTTCGCGGGAAAGTGCCATGTTGTTATTCCTTCATTCGGGCCGGGGGCAGGGGATCACTTACGCACGGTGCGCTGTTCGATGCGCTTTTCGAACGTGCCGCAAATGACCCGGTCGACGTAGATGCCAGGGGTATGGATCTGCGTCGGGTCCAGCTCGCCGGGTTCGACGATTTCTTCGACTTCCACCACGGTGATCTTGCCGGCCGTGGCAGCCAGCGGGTTGAAGTTCTGGGCGGTATGGCGATAGACCACGTTGCCGAAATGGTCGGCTTTCCAGCCTTTGACAATGGCGAAATCGCCGGTGATGGATTCTTCCATCAGGTACTGGCGGCCATGGAACTCACGCACTTCCTTGCCTTCGGCCACGGGGGTGCCGACGCCGGTAGCGGTGAAGAACGCCGGGATGCCTGCGCCACCGGCGCGCATTTTTTCGGCGAGGGTGCCTTGGGGGGTGAGTACGACTTCGATTTCGCCGCTCAGTAGCTGCTTTTCGAAGAGGGCGTTTTCGCCCACGTAGGAGGCCACCACTTTGCGAATCTGCCGATCTTCCAACAGCACGCCGAGGCCGAAACCGTCGACTCCGCAGTTGTTGGAGACCACGGTGAGATCGCGAATACCCTTGCGCTTGATCTCGGCGATCAGGTTTTCCGGAATGCCGCAGAGGCCGAAACCACCGGCGATGACGGTCATGCCGTCCTTCAAGCCTTCCAGCGCTTCTTCATAAGAACTCACGCGTTTGTCGAAACCTGCCATAGACACCTCTTTTATTCTTGATGGGCTCGCAATGAATGCAGTGTTGCGCCAACTCATATATTTGTTAAGTTGATTTTTAGGTTGAATTGATTGATAAAACTCAATAATTGCCACCCGGAACACCGCGCCCATGACCCTCAAGCAAATCCGTGCCTTTCTCGCCGTGGCCCAGAGCCTGAGCTTCGCCGTGGCCTGCGAGCGACTGCACCTGTCCCAGTCGGCCTTGAGCCTGACCATAAAGGCTCTGGAAGAGGGCCTCGGCGGTCGGTTGTTCAGCCGCAATACCCGTAACGTCGCGCTGACGCCTGAAGGCGAATCCTTGCTGCCACTGGCTCGACGGCTGGTTGCCGATTGGGACAACGCCGAGGATGAAATGCGCCAACGCTTCACCTTGCAGCGCGGTCGGGTGACGTTGGCGGCGATGCCGTCATTTGCCGGTAACTTGCTGCCACCGATCCTCAAGACCTTCCGCGCCCGTTATCCGAATGTCAACGTCACGGTCAACGATGTAATC includes:
- the glgB gene encoding 1,4-alpha-glucan branching protein GlgB — translated: MSVSNKESQGQAKESLLPAPHDIDALVRAEHQDPFSILGPHGDGASGQFIRAYLPGALSVQVLARDGGEELGELQQSETPGLFVGHFDRAQAYLLRTRWAGGEQVAEDPYSFGPLLGEMDLYLFAEGNHRDLSSCLGAQLTTVDGIDGVRFAVWAPNARRVSVVGDFNVWDGRRHPMRIRYPSGVWELFIPRLGAGEGYKYEILGAHGILPLKADPVALATQMPPDTASKVAAPLKIEWQDHEWMQQRAERHLPAAPLSIYELHAGSWQCEIDEAGEVARQYNWHEMAERLVPYVKDLGFTHIELMPIMEHPFGGSWGYQPLSQFAPTARFGSPDDFAAFVNACHQANIGVILDWVPAHFPTDTHGLAQFDGTALYEYGNPLEGFHQDWDTLIYNLGRTEVHGFMLASALHWLKHFHIDGLRVDAVASMLYRDYSRKAGEWVPNRHGGRENLEAIDFLRHLNDVVALEAPGALVIAEESTAWPGVSQSTQQGGLGFSYKWNMGWMHDSLHYIQQDPVYRAHHHNELSFGLMYAWSERFVLPISHDEVVHGKRSLIDKMPGDRWQKFANLRAYLSFMWGHPGKKLLFMGCEFGQWREWNHDQQLDWYLLQYPEHRGVQKLVSDLNRLYREEPALHDQDDAPQGFQWLIGDDAVNSVYAWLRWSKDGRPALVVANFTPVPREAYRVGVPFAGRWVELLNSDADTYAGSNYGNGGGASTEEVPSHGQNLSLELNLPPLAVLILRPEG
- a CDS encoding acetyl-CoA C-acetyltransferase; translation: MQEVVIVAATRTAIGSFQGSLASIPAPELGAAVIRRLLEQTGLSGEQVDEVILGQVLTAGSGQNPARQASILAGLPHAVPALTLNKVCGSGLKALHLGAQAIRCGDAEVIIAGGMENMSLAPYVLPAARTGLRMGHAKMIDSMITDGLWDAFNDYHMGITAENLVDKYGISREEQDAFAAASQQKAVAAVEGGRFADEITPILIPQRKGDPVAFATDEQPRAGTTAESLGKLKPAFKKDGSVTAGNASSLNDGAAAVVLMSAEKAKALGLPVLAKISAYANAGVDPAIMGIGPVSATRRCLDKAGWSLEQLDLIEANEAFAAQSLAVAKELKWDMDKVNVNGGAIALGHPIGASGCRVLVSLLHEMIKRDAKKGLATLCIGGGQGVALALERA
- the gudD gene encoding glucarate dehydratase; translation: MTTPETSKAPIITSMQVVPVAGHDGMLLNLSGAHGPFFTRNIVILKDNAGHTGVGEVPGGERIRQTLEDARSLVVGSPIGTYQKILNTVRQAFADRDAGGRGLQTFDLRITIHAVTGLEAALLDLLGQHLDVPVAALLGEGQQRDEVKMLGYLFYVGDRQQTDLAYRSEPDADNDWFRIRHEKALDADAVVRLAEAAHARYGFEDFKLKGGVLEGDAEIEAVSALAERFPQARITLDPNGAWSLKEAIRLCRDQHKVLAYAEDPCGAENGYSGREVMAEFRRATGLKTATNMIATDWREMGHAITLQSVDIPLADPHFWTMQGSVRVAQMCNEWGLTWGSHSNNHFDISLAMFTHVAAAAPGDITAIDTHWIWQDGQRLTKAPLQIQGGCVQVPKKPGLGIELDTDQLAKAHELYKGMGLGARDDAVAMQYLIPGWTFNNKRPCLVR
- a CDS encoding FadR/GntR family transcriptional regulator encodes the protein MQDTEAPLRKRTHNLAHDLVAKLSQSILLGQLKPGEKLPSEGAIVREHGVSRTVVREAISKLQASGLVETRHGIGTFVLEQTGEPGLRLNVDTAAGVRAILELRLGLETQAAALAAQRRSEHQLQQMRQALDDYQRLSSNNDSCVEADRRFHLLIAEATDNTCFVEIMQHLGSAMIPRTRVNVAERGQADLGKLAQLASLEHEAIFNAIKRQDPDAARAAMWLHLTNSRDRFGAGA
- a CDS encoding CoA transferase subunit A encodes the protein MAGFDKRVSSYEEALEGLKDGMTVIAGGFGLCGIPENLIAEIKRKGIRDLTVVSNNCGVDGFGLGVLLEDRQIRKVVASYVGENALFEKQLLSGEIEVVLTPQGTLAEKMRAGGAGIPAFFTATGVGTPVAEGKEVREFHGRQYLMEESITGDFAIVKGWKADHFGNVVYRHTAQNFNPLAATAGKITVVEVEEIVEPGELDPTQIHTPGIYVDRVICGTFEKRIEQRTVRK
- a CDS encoding MFS transporter; the encoded protein is MNTSSLKANAGADPVLLSAISKVKRHILPLFVIMFIVNYIDRVNIGFVRAHMEHDLGIGAAAYGFGAGLFFIGYALFEVPSNILLQKIGARIWLTRIMLTWGLVAACMAFIQNETHFYILRFLLGVAEAGFFPGVIYYFTRWLPGVERGKAIAIFLSGSAIASLISGPLSGLLLQINGLGMHGWQWMYFIEGMFSVCLCVFVWFWLDSKPHDAKWLNRDEQDALVKAIDDEQAAREAATPVKLSIGQLLKDRQIILFCLIYFFIQLTIYAATFWLPSIIKKMGDLSDIQVGLFNSIPWLLSIVGMYAFASLSAKWKFQQAWVAAALLIAAAGMFMSTTGGPIFAFVAICFAALGFKSASSLFWPIPQAYLDARIAAGVIALINSVGNLGGFVAPTTFGLLEEHTGSIQGGLYGLAATSIIAAIIVFAARNTPKPKPATTPTSPAASHV
- a CDS encoding CoA transferase subunit B is translated as MALSREQMAQRVAREMQDGYYVNLGIGIPTLVANYIPEGMEVMLQSENGLLGMGAFPTEAEVDADMINAGKQTVTARIGASIFSSAESFAMIRGGHIDLTVLGAFEVDVEGNIASWMIPGKLVKGMGGAMDLVAGAENIIVTMTHASKDGESKLLPRCSLPLTGAGCIKRVLTDLAYLEIQDGAFILKERAPGVSVEEIVAKTAGKLIVPDHVPEMQFAAQ